One segment of Dolichospermum sp. DET69 DNA contains the following:
- a CDS encoding NAD(P)-dependent oxidoreductase: MTKKRILITGASGCIGHYISEALIQNTNHELYLLVRNPNKLQVDTTARPGITVLQGDMQEIGKFSNLLKTIDIAVLTATSWGGEGIFDINVFKTLELMNLLNPEKCEQVIYFSTASVLNNDNKPLKEAGEIGTDYIRSKYDCLHQIEKLAIFPKITTVFPTLVLGGDDKKPYSHLTSGIPEVTNYIDIIRFLQADSSFHFIHGRDIATVIQYLIDYPPQQGDPRRFVLGQSSLTANQAIEEVCAYLNKKIYFRIPLSIGLANVIIVLFRIQMAAWDRFCMDYRHFSYANAINPSSFNLPNYCATMADVLKISGVNSPR, from the coding sequence ATGACTAAAAAACGTATTTTAATCACGGGTGCAAGTGGCTGTATTGGTCACTATATCAGCGAAGCCTTAATTCAAAATACTAACCACGAATTGTATTTACTGGTTAGAAACCCAAACAAACTACAAGTTGATACTACAGCCCGTCCCGGTATCACTGTTCTCCAGGGTGATATGCAGGAAATTGGTAAATTCTCTAATTTACTCAAAACCATTGATATTGCCGTATTAACAGCCACTTCTTGGGGTGGTGAGGGCATTTTTGATATCAATGTCTTCAAAACCCTGGAATTAATGAATCTGTTAAATCCAGAAAAATGTGAGCAAGTAATTTATTTTTCCACTGCGAGTGTTTTGAACAACGATAATAAACCACTTAAAGAAGCGGGAGAAATCGGTACAGATTATATCCGTTCTAAATATGATTGTTTGCATCAAATCGAAAAATTAGCTATTTTTCCGAAAATTACCACGGTTTTTCCTACTTTAGTTTTAGGTGGTGATGACAAAAAACCTTATTCTCATCTCACATCTGGTATTCCTGAAGTTACTAACTATATTGATATCATTCGTTTTTTACAAGCAGATAGCAGTTTTCACTTTATTCATGGGCGAGATATTGCTACAGTTATCCAATATTTAATTGATTATCCACCACAACAGGGAGATCCCCGTCGATTTGTTTTAGGACAATCTTCTTTAACTGCTAATCAAGCTATTGAAGAAGTTTGTGCTTATTTAAATAAAAAGATTTACTTCCGCATTCCTCTATCTATAGGGTTAGCTAATGTAATTATTGTTTTATTCCGGATTCAAATGGCAGCTTGGGATAGATTCTGTATGGATTATCGTCATTTTAGCTATGCTAACGCCATTAATCCTAGCAGTTTCAATTTGCCTAATTACTGTGCAACTATGGCTGATGTTTTGAAAATTAGCGGTGTTAAC